CTGTCAGGTCGGGGGCGACCAGCCCGGTGCGGTCGAGCGCTTCTGCCAGGCGAGCCCGCACTTCCTCCGCCGATATGTCGACGACCGAGGCGTCGACGGAATCGACCCGCTGCTCACCGACCGTCACCGCGCCTTGGAGGTCGCGCTCAGCGGCCACCGCGATACGCACGAGGCTCACGCCGGGTTCCGTCCGGAATCTGCGGCCTCGCGCCTCGACGTCGAGCAGGTCAAGACTCGCGAGGCTGAACGCCGGCGGCCGATAGCTGAGTTCCTCGCGTGGGAATGGAATCCCAGCGAGGCCGGCGTTGCGGGGCATGGGCGTCGGATGGGTGACGGAATCCGCATCCGACCGCGCCATCCCCTCGGCATCCGACTGGTCGATCGCGAGAAGGATGTCGGCGAGGCTCACGCCGTCGAGAGACTCGGTCGAGCGCACGGTGATCGTGAGCCCCGCCGGGGCGCTTTCACCCGAGCGCTCTGCCCCCTCAGCGGCCGCGGACTCAGCCTCGTGGATCTCGACGGTCACCGAGCCGGGGATCCCCCCGCCGGAGCGGTCCCCGACGAGCGACTCCAGAAGGGCGTCCTTGTTCCTGAGAAGTTCGCGGTATGAGTCGTGCGCCACGATGTCGACCTGATCGATCGCGGGGACTCCCGTACGCTCCCCAAACGGCAGCCGCAGGCCGCGTCCGAGGATCTGCTCGGTGAGCGTCTCGGAAGCGAGTCGACGGAGGGCCACGATGACGCCGATGTTCTTGACGTCCCACCCTTCCTTGAGCTTGTTCACCGAAACGATCGCACGCACAGGCGACGTGGGCGCCTCGACCGAGGCGAGGAGTTCGAGCGCTCGATCGGAGGACTCGGATGTGATGAGAAGCACCGAGTCCTTCTCGGGCAAGTAGTCACGTGACAACGCGTCGGCGGTCTCCTGCGCATGGGCGATGTCCTGGCAGACGACGAAAAGAACCGGGGTGACTCGAGAGAGCTCTCGTCCGTCGGCATAGGCGTGCCACGACGGTTCCTTGTAGTCACGGAGCCGGACGGCATCCGCAAGCTGGGTCCGTTCGTCGCGGTGGTCGTCCGAGCGGTACACGATGACGGGGATCTTGACGTAGCCGTCGGCGATGGCGTGTGCCAGTGGGTACCGGAAGACGACCTTGTCCGCCTTGACGTCGGCGGGATCCGGCGTGGCCGTGAGGCCCACGATCGCGCGCGCCCGAAGTTCGCGGATGGCGTCCGAGAACGCCTGAGCAGCGGGCCTGTACACGTGGTGCTCGTCCGCGATCACGACGAGGTCGCGCGCGTCCTGCAAGTGCTCATACAGGGCGCCGCCGATGTACTCGTCTTCCTTGCGGGCGCGCATGGCGCGCTCACCCCTCGGGCGAAGCAGCATCTGGACGGTGAAGACGTAGAGCTTGAGACGATGCCGATCGTGAAGCGCGTCACCGACGGTGCCGCGCTGGAAGTTGTCCGCCGTGATCAGCAGGGGCTCGATCGTCGCGCCACTGATGTGCTTCGGGTGGCCAGGGGTGAAGTTAGCGATCGTCTTCTGCTCGATCGTCGAACCCGGGACGACGATCAAGACATCCCGCACGCCGACGCGAGCCAGATACTCGACGAGCGCCGCCGCGAGGTAGGTCTTGCCGACGCCGGTGGCTAGATCGGCGATGACCTCGCGGCCTCCACCACGGGCGACTTCGTCGACCAGCGCCCGGAGGGCGGCATGATTAGGGCCACGCAGATCCATTGCGGCCGCTATCTCATCGATGAGCGCGTCATCAACGGGCAGCGTTGTCACCGACCCACTCCACTCACTTCAAGGCCGCTCGGGTAGCGGACGATGCGGCTCCCCGGGGCGGCCGCCCGGAGGGCCTCCCTGGCACCGGGCGCAACCATCGGAGCAGCGAGCAGCAGCAGCTCGTCGTCCCCTAGGGCAGAGACGAGCGATGAAACGAGTCCCTCGTCCGCGACGCCACGGACGACCGCCAGCCGAGAGCGCCCCTTGGTTCCGATCAACTGCGCGTGGTCGATAGCCGGATCCGCGTCGAGTCGATATCCGAGTTGCGCGGCGACCGACCGCTCGAGGCGCCCCGGCTCGGCGCTCAGATCGACCACGGTGGCCGTCTGCTGCTCGCTCTGGACGACCTGGACGACGGGTTGTGCCACTCGAATCTCAGTGAAGCCGCCCCCACCGAGCCACCCGGTCGATCCGGTGACACCTCCCGCGTCAGCACCGTCCACGACTTTCTGTAGACGCGGACGCGTAAACGACTGCACAGTCGACTCCTGCTGCTCGACGGTCACCCAGCGGCGCCGCATCTTGTGGGCCACGGCCGCGGTCGTGCCGGATCCAGCGAAGGCGTCCAGGACGATGTCGCCTGGGTTGCTTCCCACCTGGATCACACGTTCGATCAGGCGCTCAGGCTTGGGCGTCGAGAAGGGCACTGCGCCCGGGAACATAGCCACGAGTTCGGCCTTGCCCGTTCCCGTGGTGCCTACCTCGGCATGCGTCCACCAGGTGTTCGGCACAAGGCCGGCCTGCACCTCGGCGAGGAACTTCTTGATGCGAGGCACCCCATCCCCAGCGCCGAAGGTGATGCGGTTGTCAGCGAGCATCTCCTCGTAGCGGTCTCGAGTGAACAGCCAACAACGACCGGGCGGCGGATCAATGGGCCGACCTGACGGGGACACGATCGTGTAGAACTGCGCTGAACGGCGCCCTTTCTCCGCCTTGGCGTGCATCGGCGTGGACTGCCACGGTCCGCGAGGATCGTGGTCGGGATTCGAGTACCGGGCGAGCTGCTCGTCAGTACTGGGAAGGACATTGCGAACGGCTTTCCAGTCGCTCCCGTACGGCGCATAGACGAGGATCGAGTCGTTGCTCGTGGAGATCGCCGTCCGATTCTCTCGCGTATGCGTCTTCTGCCATACGATCGTCGCGACATAAGCACTTCGCCCGAAGACCTCGTCCATGAGCACTTTGCAGTAGGCCAGTTCGGCGTCGTCGAGGTGCACCCAAACGGACCCATCGGGGGCAAGCAAATCGCGGATGGCTTCGAGTCGCTGCCGCATCATGCTCAACCACACCGAGTGCTCGAGAGCGTCGTCGTAGTGCTCGAAGGCCTGCCCCGTATTGAAGGGCGGGTCGATGTAGACGAGCTTCACTTTGCCGCGGTAGACATCCGCGTACTCGGGGATTCGGGCAAGCGAGCGCATCGCATCCAGTCCGTCGCCACGAATGAGCAGGTTGTCCGTCGGGGCACCAGTGGCGTCGCCGACGAGACTCACCGGGTCGAGAAGGCGGACCTCGCGCGCGCGCCAGTCGTCAGGATCGACCCACCGGTAGCCGCCCGCGCCGTCGGAGATCAGCGCCTTCTCCTTGTTGGCCCACGAGAGCGTGAGGCGACCACTCACTCGGTCGCCTCCTCTCGGGTTGCGGGCGCCGGACCGCCTCGCGTCATTCAGAGTACAAGTACCCGGTGACCTTCACCCTGGCACAAGCCACCGGGCGCGCCGAGGCTTGACCAGTGCCCCGAGTGCCCTCCGACGCCGCCACCCACATCGGTGCGCTGATCTCTGCGGA
The Protaetiibacter sp. SSC-01 genome window above contains:
- a CDS encoding DEAD/DEAH box helicase family protein, giving the protein MTTLPVDDALIDEIAAAMDLRGPNHAALRALVDEVARGGGREVIADLATGVGKTYLAAALVEYLARVGVRDVLIVVPGSTIEQKTIANFTPGHPKHISGATIEPLLITADNFQRGTVGDALHDRHRLKLYVFTVQMLLRPRGERAMRARKEDEYIGGALYEHLQDARDLVVIADEHHVYRPAAQAFSDAIRELRARAIVGLTATPDPADVKADKVVFRYPLAHAIADGYVKIPVIVYRSDDHRDERTQLADAVRLRDYKEPSWHAYADGRELSRVTPVLFVVCQDIAHAQETADALSRDYLPEKDSVLLITSESSDRALELLASVEAPTSPVRAIVSVNKLKEGWDVKNIGVIVALRRLASETLTEQILGRGLRLPFGERTGVPAIDQVDIVAHDSYRELLRNKDALLESLVGDRSGGGIPGSVTVEIHEAESAAAEGAERSGESAPAGLTITVRSTESLDGVSLADILLAIDQSDAEGMARSDADSVTHPTPMPRNAGLAGIPFPREELSYRPPAFSLASLDLLDVEARGRRFRTEPGVSLVRIAVAAERDLQGAVTVGEQRVDSVDASVVDISAEEVRARLAEALDRTGLVAPDLTELARLDDLVDAFLRGAGVTSGEHYRWSGDTASLAEDALTELVAAAYRGAMARPARTWDPVEIPEARMRPTNMRSKWDEFRKGAWAGPWSRSIEQYAAFDSATAEWALAHKLDSWEQVERWQRLYTQRDGGQAWITRDSGQRYYPDFVAVVDGEHWLLEAKSDRDEHAADVVEKAAAAEAWILRVNASRSFGVWHYLLVTEAHIAQAKDWPQLVRAARA
- a CDS encoding site-specific DNA-methyltransferase gives rise to the protein MSGRLTLSWANKEKALISDGAGGYRWVDPDDWRAREVRLLDPVSLVGDATGAPTDNLLIRGDGLDAMRSLARIPEYADVYRGKVKLVYIDPPFNTGQAFEHYDDALEHSVWLSMMRQRLEAIRDLLAPDGSVWVHLDDAELAYCKVLMDEVFGRSAYVATIVWQKTHTRENRTAISTSNDSILVYAPYGSDWKAVRNVLPSTDEQLARYSNPDHDPRGPWQSTPMHAKAEKGRRSAQFYTIVSPSGRPIDPPPGRCWLFTRDRYEEMLADNRITFGAGDGVPRIKKFLAEVQAGLVPNTWWTHAEVGTTGTGKAELVAMFPGAVPFSTPKPERLIERVIQVGSNPGDIVLDAFAGSGTTAAVAHKMRRRWVTVEQQESTVQSFTRPRLQKVVDGADAGGVTGSTGWLGGGGFTEIRVAQPVVQVVQSEQQTATVVDLSAEPGRLERSVAAQLGYRLDADPAIDHAQLIGTKGRSRLAVVRGVADEGLVSSLVSALGDDELLLLAAPMVAPGAREALRAAAPGSRIVRYPSGLEVSGVGR